CTATGAAATCTCTTGTCTCTGGGATATTCAAATGCCTCAACTATACAAGAGTGGATTACATCTGATAAGTCTTGTCTCCTTGAATTTATATTCTTTTCTAGTCCATATATCTTTATTTGCCCCATTAAGACTTGTCCCCCTTTATCATATTCTGATGCTCTTCTAGCTCCATATTTATAAAAGCATTTATCATATTTCGATAAACGACTTCGATTATATCTGGATTCAGATTATTTCCTTTCGCCAAGCCACGCATTTTTTCAATAATCATTTCAACTCTCTCAGGTGCTTTTACATCATCTGTGGTTTTTTTGAAATTAGCAGCCTGGCTAACATATGTGCTTCTTTCAGCAATCAGCTTGACTATCTCATTGTCGAGCCTGTCTATATTTTCCCTTACTTCATTTAAGTTTTTGCAGATTCCCATAAATTCAATCTCCCCTTTTTCGTATTTTCTAACTACTGCGTACTATTCCACTATAACTGATTCTCCATACCGCGCTCACTGGAGCTCGCACGGGAAACCGCCTGGCTTTTGAATCTCTATAACACGGTTGATTTCGCTCAAAAAATTTCAGCTTTTGAGAAAAAGTCTTTTGAAGACTGCGTGTACTAAGGCATAGACTCCTATCCATAGCCCGAAATTAGCTATAGCTTTCACATTTAGCCCATCGGAGAAAATATTGTAGTCAAAGCCGGTTATATGCTCGATTGCAAGGCTGATTAATCCTCCTACCATTATAGACATTACAAACACTCTATGCTCACGTTTTTCACTAGTCATAAACACTCCTCCTTTTAGTCCGAGAAATCTTGAAAAAGCACTTTCAGCTCCTTCTCGTCGTAGTAAGAGCCGTCGCAGATAAACTTTTCTATCTCGACCATGAGGCTTTCAGGTCTTGTTTTGCTTAGCCGGTAGAATATCTTTCTTTCTTCCAATTCGTTCAAAAAGCTGTTTATGTCTTTAAATCTGTCTATATTCAAAAGCATATCCCCCTATGAAAGCAAAATGACTGCTATTCCAAAGATGGCAGCAGGTATGCTTCCCAATTTGATTAATTGGTATCCTTTTTCAAATTTCGCTTCGGTCTCTTTCAGCACAGCTTCTCCCACCCTCAGTTCACTGGCTGCTTTTTTCATTGTAATAGTCCCTGCGAGTATGATTCCGAAAGAGCAGAATACTACTACCGCAGAACATATTCTTATAAGCTCTCGTAAGTCCATAGACACCTCGGTTTACCGACTTTTAATATTGATCAAGATAGGTCTACAGAGAGTTGTATAGTCTGTAAGCCTCTGACAATGCTGTGTTCTCCCAGAATAGATATGAATCTGAACCAAACTGGTTGTCATAGTTTACGGGGCTGTCTTTGTCGTTGGCATTTGAGGCATGTCTCCATCTGAAGAGATCGTCGTTTTTGAAATAGAGCCTATTTGAGTCTGAAGACTCGATGTATGAGAATATAAGACTGCCCTCCGAGAAGTAGTACTCTCTTCTGTAAGAAGGAAGATCGCCTGAGTTTTTGTCGACCAGTATGACTTCGACCGAGCCGTTGCTTTCGTAAACTGTAACTCCTGCAATCGGATTCGAGACAGAGTAGGCACCGCTTTCCATCTTGCTTCTATAGGAGTTGTATATCCCGCGTATTTTAGAAACTTCCTGCTCTACAAGCTCGTCCGGGACATTAGTCTGAGACACTTGGCTGTCTGTTTTGACTTCGTTGACAACTTCCTGAGACATATAAGGACTAGGCTTCGATTCAGATACAGCTTCTGCATCCGAATCTTTGGAGTCTGAGGCTACCTGTGTTTCAGAGCTGGAATGGCTGCTTTCAAGAGTCACATTCATGTTTTGAGTGCTTGGATTACTGTCAGACATAATGAATGAAGCTGCAACTCCAACCACTGCCACCAAAGACAGTCCCAAGACTACAGCTGTTCCCTTATGTACTTTAAAATAGCTTTCTTTTTCAATACGAGACCCGCAGCTGGTGCAGACGATGCCGCCTTCGGTCAATTTGCTTCCGCAATTAGAACAATACATAAAATCCCCCCGGTTTTTAAAATTC
This genomic window from Andreesenia angusta contains:
- a CDS encoding zinc ribbon domain-containing protein — translated: MYCSNCGSKLTEGGIVCTSCGSRIEKESYFKVHKGTAVVLGLSLVAVVGVAASFIMSDSNPSTQNMNVTLESSHSSSETQVASDSKDSDAEAVSESKPSPYMSQEVVNEVKTDSQVSQTNVPDELVEQEVSKIRGIYNSYRSKMESGAYSVSNPIAGVTVYESNGSVEVILVDKNSGDLPSYRREYYFSEGSLIFSYIESSDSNRLYFKNDDLFRWRHASNANDKDSPVNYDNQFGSDSYLFWENTALSEAYRLYNSL
- a CDS encoding chorismate mutase produces the protein MGICKNLNEVRENIDRLDNEIVKLIAERSTYVSQAANFKKTTDDVKAPERVEMIIEKMRGLAKGNNLNPDIIEVVYRNMINAFINMELEEHQNMIKGDKS